CTCCAAAAGTCGAAGTATGCAAAAAAGGACTCTCTATAAAAGAATTCCATATTTCTTTTGTAGACGAAAAAGCTCCAATTGGCATTATCCCACCGCCAAGGGCTTTAGCTGTAAGAATAATATCCGGTACTACTTCATCATAATTCACCGCAAAAAATTTACCTGTGCGCCCCATTCCGGTTTGAATTTCATCACAAATTAGTAGACAATTATATTCTTCACATAGTTGCTTTACTTTATTCAAATATCCAGTATCAGGAACTATAATTCCACCTTCCCCTTGTATTGGTTCCACAATAATTGCAGCTGTATCTTTGTCAACAATTTTACATAAAGATTCTATATCATTAAATGGAACATGAAAAAAGTCTTGAAGTAATGGCTTAAATGGATTTCTATATAACTCTCTTCCGGTAGCACTTAACGCACCTAAAGTCTTCCCATGAAACCCATTCAGCATGGCAATAATTTTACTTTTACCCGTATAAAGTTTAGCTAATTTCAAAGCCCCTTCCACTGCTTCAGCTCCACTATTTACCACAAAACTATATTTTATATCCCCCGGCAAGATTTCTGCTAGTAAATTTGAAAATTCTGCCAAAGGTCGATTTAGAAAAACTTTGCTCCCCATAGGCATGAGATCCAATTGCTTTT
This genomic interval from Selenobaculum gibii contains the following:
- a CDS encoding aspartate aminotransferase family protein; its protein translation is MDNFICDEIVEKYKKYINPSLPKLLYFMNILKVEDKSDGLYIYDINNKPYIDCLGGYGVFNFGHRNSFIIDEVKKQLDLMPMGSKVFLNRPLAEFSNLLAEILPGDIKYSFVVNSGAEAVEGALKLAKLYTGKSKIIAMLNGFHGKTLGALSATGRELYRNPFKPLLQDFFHVPFNDIESLCKIVDKDTAAIIVEPIQGEGGIIVPDTGYLNKVKQLCEEYNCLLICDEIQTGMGRTGKFFAVNYDEVVPDIILTAKALGGGIMPIGAFSSTKEIWNSFIESPFLHTSTFGGNPLACSAGIATITFMQREYENLRVGKKGKYFISQLEQLKSTYPHLIKEIRGRGLMIGVELIKEEIGGLTIAELIKRGVLVAYTLNNPKVIRLEPPFIITEKEIDQVINIFAEAFQSIEKFME